The Brevibacillus brevis genome contains a region encoding:
- a CDS encoding MerR family transcriptional regulator, with protein MKISELSQLTNVSTRSIRHYEEKGLLQAERLENDYRHFNESAVKRVKMIQLYLKLGLTADEIRTLFRGEVASPDDYEYCEEMLAIYEQKLSRVNEQIEALQEWKKTLERQISVTRGKKVTS; from the coding sequence GTGAAAATAAGTGAATTATCACAATTAACCAATGTCAGTACCCGGTCGATCCGCCATTATGAAGAAAAGGGCTTGCTACAGGCAGAAAGACTCGAAAATGATTACCGCCATTTCAATGAATCGGCAGTCAAGCGCGTCAAGATGATTCAACTGTACTTAAAGCTGGGGTTAACAGCGGATGAAATCAGAACGTTGTTCAGAGGGGAAGTTGCATCTCCCGACGATTACGAATATTGCGAGGAAATGCTTGCGATTTACGAACAAAAGCTCAGCAGAGTGAATGAACAGATTGAGGCACTCCAAGAGTGGAAGAAAACGCTGGAGAGGCAAATATCCGTTACACGTGGTAAAAAAGTTACGAGCTAG